In the Candidatus Aminicenantes bacterium genome, one interval contains:
- a CDS encoding zinc ribbon domain-containing protein translates to MPIYEYKCGACGHRLEKLQKLSDPPCKKCPQCGGSLTKLISSPAIQFKGNGFYITDYAKKHSPSEERKAKADVEAKPEAKSEAKSEKNAETGSAAASTNPDRSAKPAEKGEFAAKTSESKPETKTPAKKTSD, encoded by the coding sequence ATGCCCATCTACGAGTATAAATGCGGCGCTTGCGGCCACCGGCTCGAGAAGCTGCAAAAGCTCTCCGATCCGCCCTGCAAGAAATGCCCCCAATGCGGCGGGTCCCTGACCAAGCTCATCTCCTCCCCGGCCATCCAGTTCAAGGGCAACGGCTTCTATATCACCGATTACGCCAAGAAGCACTCTCCCTCGGAGGAGAGAAAAGCCAAGGCGGACGTCGAGGCCAAGCCCGAAGCCAAGTCCGAGGCTAAGTCGGAGAAAAATGCCGAGACGGGCTCCGCCGCCGCCTCGACGAACCCCGATCGATCGGCCAAGCCCGCCGAAAAGGGCGAATTCGCGGCCAAGACCTCCGAGAGCAAGCCCGAAACAAAGACGCCGGCCAAAAAAACCTCGGATTGA
- the amrB gene encoding AmmeMemoRadiSam system protein B produces the protein MRVLLLLLTVLFLVAGFALAQGVRKPVWAGQFYDADGERLGRQIDGFLAAAAPAHPAGPIRALIVPHAGYVYSGRIAALGYKLVQSADFETVVILGPTHRVDFRGASIWPDGAFETPLGSAAVDAEAAAALAKATGFRFVPEAHAEEHSVEVQVPFIQRVLPKARIVPIVLGRPDEATMRTLASALAGLAKSRRILVVASTDMSHFLNKKKAAAEDAATIDLVRSRQTSALLRLVERGENILCGGAGVLTALYYAERLGSPTVDILARADSTEGGGPDDRVVGYFAAAISVPPAGADQAGKEGAAVSGRSAKEGEQAASLTDEQKKELLALARRTLESFLRDGSLPSLPTASPLYAEPRGAFVTLTKNGALRGCIGYIEAVMPLAQAVRQCAVYAATEDPRFPRVAAREVKDLKIEISVLTPARRIDDPKLVEVGKHGLIMSRDGRRGLLLPQVAAEYHWGREEFLGQTCLKAGLPADAWKKGAVIEVFEAIVFRE, from the coding sequence ATGAGAGTCCTACTGCTGCTGCTGACCGTTCTATTTCTCGTAGCCGGATTCGCCTTGGCCCAAGGCGTCCGCAAGCCCGTCTGGGCGGGCCAGTTCTATGACGCCGACGGCGAGCGCCTGGGACGGCAGATCGACGGCTTCCTGGCCGCCGCCGCCCCGGCCCACCCGGCCGGCCCGATCCGGGCCCTTATCGTGCCCCATGCCGGCTATGTCTATTCCGGCCGCATTGCCGCCCTCGGCTACAAGCTCGTCCAAAGCGCAGACTTCGAAACGGTGGTCATCCTCGGGCCGACGCATCGAGTCGACTTCCGGGGCGCCTCGATCTGGCCCGACGGCGCTTTCGAAACACCGCTTGGCTCGGCCGCAGTGGATGCCGAGGCCGCCGCCGCCCTGGCCAAGGCTACCGGATTCCGGTTCGTCCCTGAAGCCCATGCCGAGGAGCACTCGGTCGAGGTCCAAGTGCCGTTCATCCAGCGGGTCTTGCCGAAGGCCCGGATTGTGCCCATCGTCCTGGGTCGGCCCGATGAAGCAACGATGCGGACGCTGGCCTCGGCCCTGGCCGGGCTGGCCAAGTCCCGCAGGATCCTAGTCGTCGCCTCCACCGATATGTCCCATTTTCTGAACAAAAAGAAAGCCGCTGCCGAGGACGCCGCGACGATCGATCTGGTCCGCAGCCGCCAAACATCCGCCCTCCTGCGCCTGGTCGAGAGAGGGGAGAATATACTCTGCGGCGGAGCGGGCGTTCTGACGGCGCTCTATTACGCCGAACGCCTGGGGTCGCCGACCGTCGACATCCTCGCCCGCGCCGACTCAACCGAGGGCGGAGGCCCCGACGACCGCGTCGTCGGGTATTTCGCGGCCGCGATTTCGGTCCCGCCCGCTGGCGCGGATCAGGCCGGCAAAGAGGGAGCGGCCGTGTCGGGACGCTCGGCCAAGGAAGGGGAGCAAGCGGCTTCCTTGACGGACGAGCAGAAAAAAGAGCTTCTGGCCCTGGCCCGCCGGACCTTGGAATCGTTCCTGCGCGACGGTTCGCTCCCGTCCCTGCCGACCGCGAGCCCGCTCTACGCCGAGCCGCGTGGGGCTTTCGTCACCCTGACGAAGAACGGGGCGCTTCGAGGCTGCATCGGCTACATCGAGGCCGTTATGCCGCTGGCCCAGGCCGTCCGGCAGTGCGCCGTCTACGCGGCCACGGAAGACCCCCGCTTCCCGCGGGTCGCGGCCCGCGAGGTCAAGGATCTGAAGATCGAGATCTCAGTCCTGACTCCGGCCCGCCGGATCGACGACCCCAAGCTGGTCGAAGTGGGGAAGCACGGCCTAATCATGTCCCGCGACGGGCGCCGCGGCCTGCTCCTACCCCAGGTGGCCGCCGAATATCACTGGGGACGGGAGGAATTCCTGGGCCAGACCTGCCTCAAAGCTGGGCTGCCGGCCGACGCCTGGAAGAAGGGGGCTGTCATCGAGGTGTTCGAGGCGATCGTCTTCCGAGAGTAA